From Agromyces sp. SYSU T00194, a single genomic window includes:
- a CDS encoding LssY C-terminal domain-containing protein, producing MAGPTDDEGALPAKRFSINALLDGFFFVFAGLAAVWLAWLLLDESLHWGWWGLAFAVVFWVVLAYLVLPRLHRILTTIYVPDYFIGRARTSDGLLGDPVNLALLGGEDQLHAAMAAARWTRADDITARSTWRIITSTLTRRSYDEAPVSPLFLFGRMQDVAYQQEVEGNPAKRHHVRFWRCPDGWLLPGGYRVDWLAAGTFDRAVGFSLFTLQVTHKIDADTDIERDHIVSTLTAADPAVRVTVIRDFATGYHSRNGGGDSIHTDGDLPVIDVRRLLRDGEPLPADEVDRSVPVTELPDGVS from the coding sequence ATGGCGGGGCCGACCGACGACGAGGGGGCGCTCCCGGCGAAGCGCTTCTCGATCAACGCGCTGCTCGACGGGTTCTTCTTCGTGTTCGCAGGGCTGGCGGCGGTGTGGCTGGCGTGGCTGCTGCTCGACGAGTCGCTCCACTGGGGCTGGTGGGGGCTCGCGTTCGCGGTCGTCTTCTGGGTCGTGCTCGCGTACCTCGTGCTGCCGCGGCTGCACCGCATCCTCACGACGATCTACGTGCCCGACTACTTCATCGGGCGGGCCCGCACGAGCGACGGACTGCTCGGCGACCCCGTGAACCTCGCGCTCCTCGGCGGCGAGGACCAGCTGCACGCGGCGATGGCGGCTGCGCGCTGGACCCGGGCCGACGACATCACGGCGCGCTCCACCTGGCGCATCATCACCTCGACGCTCACGCGCCGCTCCTACGACGAGGCGCCGGTGAGCCCGTTGTTCCTGTTCGGGCGCATGCAGGACGTCGCGTACCAGCAGGAGGTCGAGGGCAACCCGGCCAAGCGCCATCACGTGCGGTTCTGGCGCTGCCCCGACGGGTGGCTGCTGCCCGGCGGCTACCGCGTCGACTGGCTGGCCGCGGGCACGTTCGACCGGGCGGTCGGCTTCTCGCTGTTCACGCTGCAGGTCACGCACAAGATCGACGCCGACACCGACATCGAGCGCGACCACATCGTGTCGACGCTCACGGCGGCCGACCCCGCGGTGCGGGTCACCGTCATCCGCGACTTCGCCACCGGCTACCACTCGCGCAACGGCGGCGGCGACTCGATCCATACCGACGGCGACCTGCCGGTCATCGACGTGCGCCGCCTGCTGCGCGACGGCGAGCCGCTGCCCGCCGACGAGGTCGACCGGTCGGTGCCGGTCACCGAACTGCCGGACGGCGTCTCGTGA
- a CDS encoding ABC transporter permease, protein MMRVFPAIGAEFAKLFTTRMWWVLALILVLYIGLLAGGMAAFFGWSIANPDASGAGGATAIPAEADLAGLVYSFASSVGYVFPVLLGALAVTSEFRHQTLTPTFLANPHRAIVLWAKFAALFAVGGVVFGVLAWAASVGPAAGALALWDLDPGLDDPETWAMVARGVLAMALWAAVGVGLGALVPNQVAAIVIVIAFTQFVEPVLRLVATLNDVTAEIGKYLPGAASDALVGASFYSMAAMGSGEILEWWQGGLVLAGIAVATTLVGYFTSWRRDVT, encoded by the coding sequence ATGATGCGCGTGTTCCCCGCCATCGGCGCCGAGTTCGCCAAGCTCTTCACCACCCGCATGTGGTGGGTGCTCGCGCTCATCCTCGTGCTCTACATCGGCCTGCTCGCCGGCGGCATGGCGGCGTTCTTCGGCTGGTCGATCGCCAACCCCGATGCGTCAGGCGCCGGCGGTGCGACCGCCATTCCGGCCGAGGCAGACCTCGCCGGGCTCGTCTACAGCTTCGCCTCGTCGGTCGGCTACGTCTTCCCGGTGCTGCTCGGCGCGCTGGCGGTCACGAGCGAGTTCCGCCACCAGACGCTCACGCCCACCTTCCTCGCCAACCCGCACCGCGCGATCGTGCTGTGGGCCAAGTTCGCGGCGCTGTTCGCGGTGGGCGGCGTCGTCTTCGGCGTGCTCGCGTGGGCGGCATCGGTCGGACCCGCCGCCGGCGCCCTCGCGCTGTGGGACCTCGACCCCGGCCTCGACGATCCCGAGACCTGGGCGATGGTGGCTCGCGGCGTCCTCGCCATGGCCCTCTGGGCCGCCGTCGGCGTCGGCCTCGGCGCGCTCGTGCCCAACCAGGTGGCGGCGATCGTGATCGTGATCGCGTTCACCCAGTTCGTCGAGCCCGTGCTGCGGCTCGTCGCGACGCTCAACGACGTGACCGCCGAGATCGGCAAGTACCTGCCCGGTGCGGCGAGCGACGCGCTGGTCGGGGCGTCCTTCTACTCCATGGCCGCGATGGGGTCGGGCGAGATCCTCGAGTGGTGGCAGGGCGGGCTCGTGCTCGCCGGCATCGCCGTGGCGACCACGCTCGTCGGGTACTTCACGAGCTGGCGCCGCGACGTCACCTGA
- a CDS encoding sodium-dependent transporter, whose amino-acid sequence MTTQAQQGASRPREQWTGQVGFILAAIGSAVGLGNIWRFPGVAYENGGGAFLVPYLVALITAGIPILFLDYAVGHRFRGAAPTAFRRLGGRWLEGLGWFQVMIAFVIGLYYTAVIAWALSYFVFSFDLRWGDDPAAFFVGDYLQVSDPGFSLEFVPAVLIPLVIVWLLALVVLGAGVAKGVQRANVIFLPLLVVAFLVLVVRALFLDGAADGLNAFFTPEWSALADPNVWIAAYSQIFFSLSIAFGIMITYASYRARRSNLTTPGLVVAFSNSSFEILAGIGVFATLGFFAFQQGVAVDELEGLTGVGLSFITFPAIVSQMPGGPIFGVLFFGSLTMAGFTSLLSVLQVVSAGFQEKFGLNPRQAAVRVGAVSAVLSVLLFSTTTGLLALDVADQWANNVGIVASAVLTTVLVIWVLRKGPELRYHLNAVSTFKLGGLWIVLVGVLAPAVLGYMLVSRIVTLIVDGYGDLPSWYLVVFGWGTIAVILLGAVVLTVVRWGFDPDRFRVWPPYPVPGAGERMPRAGVADPVQPPTEGGRS is encoded by the coding sequence ATGACGACGCAGGCGCAGCAGGGGGCGAGCCGCCCGCGCGAGCAGTGGACCGGACAGGTCGGGTTCATCCTCGCCGCGATCGGCTCGGCCGTCGGGCTCGGCAACATCTGGCGCTTCCCGGGCGTGGCGTACGAGAACGGCGGCGGCGCGTTCCTCGTGCCGTACCTCGTGGCGCTCATCACCGCGGGCATCCCCATCCTCTTCCTCGACTACGCGGTCGGGCACCGGTTCCGCGGCGCCGCGCCCACGGCGTTCCGCCGGCTGGGCGGCCGGTGGCTGGAGGGCCTCGGCTGGTTCCAGGTCATGATCGCCTTCGTGATCGGCCTCTACTACACGGCTGTCATCGCGTGGGCGCTCAGCTACTTCGTCTTCTCGTTCGACCTGCGCTGGGGCGACGACCCGGCCGCGTTCTTCGTGGGCGACTACCTGCAGGTCAGCGATCCGGGCTTCAGCCTCGAGTTCGTGCCCGCGGTGCTGATCCCGCTCGTGATCGTCTGGCTGCTCGCGCTCGTCGTGCTCGGCGCGGGCGTCGCGAAGGGCGTGCAGCGCGCGAACGTCATCTTCCTGCCGCTGCTCGTCGTCGCCTTCCTCGTGCTCGTGGTGCGCGCCCTCTTCCTCGACGGGGCGGCCGACGGGCTGAACGCGTTCTTCACGCCCGAGTGGTCGGCGCTCGCCGACCCGAACGTGTGGATCGCCGCGTACAGCCAGATCTTCTTCTCCCTGTCGATCGCGTTCGGCATCATGATCACCTACGCGTCGTATCGCGCCCGCCGCTCCAACCTCACGACGCCGGGGCTCGTCGTGGCGTTCTCGAACTCGTCGTTCGAGATCCTCGCGGGCATCGGGGTGTTCGCGACGCTCGGCTTCTTCGCCTTCCAGCAGGGGGTCGCGGTCGACGAGCTCGAGGGGCTCACGGGCGTCGGGCTGTCGTTCATCACGTTCCCGGCGATCGTGTCGCAGATGCCCGGCGGGCCGATCTTCGGCGTCCTCTTCTTCGGGTCGCTCACGATGGCCGGGTTCACCTCGCTGCTGTCGGTGCTGCAGGTCGTGTCGGCGGGCTTCCAGGAGAAGTTCGGCCTGAACCCGCGCCAGGCCGCCGTGCGGGTCGGGGCCGTCTCGGCCGTGCTGTCGGTGCTGCTCTTCTCCACGACGACCGGGCTGCTCGCCCTCGACGTGGCCGACCAGTGGGCGAACAACGTCGGCATCGTGGCATCCGCCGTGCTGACGACGGTGCTCGTCATCTGGGTGCTGCGCAAGGGGCCGGAGCTGCGGTACCACCTGAACGCGGTGTCGACCTTCAAGCTGGGCGGGCTCTGGATCGTGCTGGTCGGCGTGCTCGCCCCCGCCGTGCTCGGCTACATGCTCGTCTCGCGCATCGTGACGCTCATCGTCGACGGCTACGGCGACCTGCCGAGCTGGTACCTGGTCGTCTTCGGCTGGGGCACCATCGCGGTGATCCTGCTGGGCGCGGTCGTGCTGACCGTGGTGCGCTGGGGCTTCGACCCCGATCGGTTCCGCGTGTGGCCGCCGTACCCCGTGCCGGGGGCGGGTGAGCGGATGCCTCGGGCGGGCGTCGCCGATCCGGTGCAGCCGCCGACGGAAGGAGGCCGCTCATGA
- a CDS encoding FAD-dependent oxidoreductase, whose translation MGADVDVLFTPLTLGARTARNRLTRAATTTNLSSANAVTDRLVAHYVRLAIGGVGAIVTEALRVHPSTLHGPFGIAAYDPASIPGLTQWADGVHAEGALLIGQVNHSGRQHTASSVPPRLVGPSAIACPRSGGVPHPLRRDEVHALADGYARSGLNLARAGFDGVELNGAQGHLLQQFLSPFSNRRDDEFGGSPERRAELARRILDAIRSGAPDDFVVGYRLGVDEFSDGGLTTELTTSFARMLVDEGLVDYVSFSQGNFNSIDAHLPDRHFPHTPFADVQAAVGRELADTTRIACTGVVDPSDAVAILDAGWADGIALGRALTVDPDWPRKAEQGGVGALGAIRPCIQCNYCWSGLHEGLSTLACVQNAAVGRELELTRVPMPEVRRRVVVVGAGPAGLEFARVAAGRGHDVVVLEAADAPGGKARPGVGDIGGHDGYARAAEWLDADVRRLGVDLRTGTPADVDLVLGLAPDRVVIATGATPELPAVRTDDSVALHADVASVPESLAGERVLVFDEDGHYWAAQAAEELARRGAQVVLATRFFEPFRELPIVSRIASLRRLDEHEAEIVPVHELVEFAGGDAVLRHYDSGRIRRIEGVSRALWIGPQSPNDAMVEQLRSAGVDVDVIGDAQAPRRIRNAIREGFDLAHRL comes from the coding sequence ATGGGCGCCGACGTCGACGTGCTGTTCACTCCCCTGACCCTCGGCGCCAGGACCGCGCGCAACCGCCTGACCCGTGCCGCGACCACGACCAACCTCAGCAGTGCGAACGCGGTCACCGATCGCCTCGTCGCGCACTACGTCCGGCTGGCGATCGGCGGCGTCGGCGCGATCGTGACGGAGGCGCTGCGCGTGCACCCGTCGACGCTGCACGGGCCGTTCGGCATCGCCGCCTACGACCCGGCATCGATCCCGGGACTGACGCAATGGGCCGACGGCGTGCACGCCGAGGGCGCACTGCTGATCGGCCAGGTGAACCACAGCGGTCGCCAGCACACCGCGAGCAGCGTGCCACCCCGTCTCGTCGGCCCCTCGGCGATCGCGTGCCCGCGCAGCGGCGGCGTGCCCCACCCGCTCCGTCGCGACGAGGTGCACGCCCTCGCGGACGGCTACGCGAGGTCCGGGCTGAACCTCGCGCGCGCGGGATTCGACGGCGTCGAGCTCAACGGCGCGCAGGGCCATCTCCTGCAGCAGTTCCTGTCCCCGTTCTCGAACCGCCGTGACGACGAGTTCGGCGGCAGCCCGGAACGACGGGCCGAACTCGCGCGGCGGATCCTCGACGCCATCCGCTCCGGGGCCCCGGACGACTTCGTGGTCGGCTACCGGCTCGGCGTCGACGAGTTCAGCGACGGCGGGCTGACGACCGAGCTGACGACCAGCTTCGCGCGGATGCTCGTGGACGAGGGCCTCGTCGACTACGTCTCGTTCTCCCAGGGCAACTTCAACTCGATCGACGCCCACCTGCCCGACCGCCACTTCCCGCACACGCCGTTCGCCGACGTGCAGGCCGCCGTCGGGAGGGAGCTCGCCGACACCACGCGCATCGCCTGCACCGGCGTCGTGGACCCCTCGGACGCGGTCGCGATCCTCGACGCCGGGTGGGCCGACGGCATCGCGCTCGGGCGCGCCCTCACGGTCGACCCGGACTGGCCGCGGAAGGCCGAGCAGGGCGGAGTCGGCGCGCTCGGCGCGATCCGACCGTGCATCCAGTGCAACTACTGCTGGTCGGGGCTCCACGAGGGCCTGAGCACCCTCGCCTGCGTCCAGAACGCCGCGGTCGGGCGCGAGCTCGAGCTGACGCGGGTCCCGATGCCCGAGGTGCGACGACGGGTCGTCGTCGTCGGTGCCGGTCCGGCCGGGCTGGAGTTCGCACGCGTCGCCGCCGGACGCGGCCACGACGTCGTCGTGCTGGAGGCCGCGGACGCGCCCGGCGGGAAGGCCCGACCGGGCGTCGGCGACATCGGCGGCCACGACGGCTACGCCCGGGCCGCGGAGTGGCTCGACGCCGACGTCCGTCGGCTCGGGGTCGACCTCCGCACCGGCACCCCGGCGGACGTCGACCTCGTGCTCGGGCTCGCACCCGACCGGGTGGTCATCGCGACCGGCGCCACACCCGAACTGCCCGCCGTGCGCACCGACGACAGCGTCGCGCTGCACGCGGACGTCGCCTCGGTTCCGGAGTCGCTGGCAGGCGAACGCGTCCTCGTCTTCGATGAGGACGGCCACTACTGGGCGGCCCAGGCCGCGGAGGAACTGGCCCGGCGCGGTGCGCAGGTGGTGCTGGCGACCCGGTTCTTCGAGCCGTTCCGCGAGCTGCCGATCGTCTCGCGCATCGCGTCGCTGCGGCGCCTCGACGAGCACGAGGCCGAGATCGTCCCGGTGCACGAGCTCGTCGAGTTCGCCGGGGGCGACGCCGTGCTGCGCCACTACGACTCCGGACGCATCCGTCGTATCGAGGGGGTCTCGCGGGCGCTCTGGATCGGCCCGCAGTCACCCAACGACGCGATGGTCGAGCAGTTGCGCTCGGCCGGCGTCGACGTCGACGTGATCGGCGACGCGCAGGCGCCTCGCCGCATCCGGAACGCCATCCGCGAGGGATTCGACCTCGCCCACCGGCTCTGA
- a CDS encoding MBL fold metallo-hydrolase has translation MRIDTYGHACLLVEDGGTRVLLDPGIYSNGFEGLRDLDAVVLTHSHPDHADVDRLPALLAANPDAQVLSDATTAAQLTERAIARPTVLRPGDTADVGMAIAAVGGLHVPIHPDLGELDNIGVLLGGRLLHPGDSLVVPDDRVEILAVPIGGPWLKLSEAIDYVREVHPSVAIPIHGAGLTRPEMHVGHLKRLGQDDIDWRVPVPGESIEV, from the coding sequence ATGCGCATCGACACCTACGGCCACGCCTGCCTGCTCGTGGAGGACGGGGGGACTCGCGTCCTCCTCGACCCCGGCATCTACTCGAACGGCTTCGAGGGCCTCCGCGACCTCGACGCCGTGGTCCTGACCCACAGCCACCCCGACCATGCGGACGTGGACCGGCTGCCGGCACTGCTCGCCGCGAATCCCGACGCGCAGGTGCTGAGCGACGCGACCACCGCGGCACAGCTCACCGAGCGCGCCATCGCGCGGCCGACGGTGCTCCGGCCCGGCGACACGGCCGACGTCGGCATGGCGATCGCGGCGGTCGGCGGCCTCCACGTGCCGATCCACCCGGACCTCGGCGAGCTCGACAACATCGGCGTGCTGCTCGGCGGCCGCCTGCTGCATCCCGGCGACTCGCTCGTCGTCCCGGACGACCGGGTCGAGATCCTCGCGGTGCCGATCGGCGGGCCATGGCTCAAGCTCTCCGAGGCGATCGACTACGTGCGCGAGGTGCACCCGAGCGTCGCGATCCCCATCCACGGCGCCGGCCTCACCCGCCCGGAGATGCACGTCGGGCACCTGAAGCGACTCGGCCAGGACGACATCGACTGGCGCGTGCCGGTGCCGGGCGAGTCGATCGAGGTCTGA
- a CDS encoding ABC transporter ATP-binding protein, translating to MPTGVPIEIDGLSKHFGGVTAVEDLSFTVQPGRVTGFLGPNGAGKTTTLRVLLGLVRPSQGTATFGGKRYRELEHPLATVGAALEAASFHPGRTARRHLGITAVAAGIPRTRVAEVLDLVGMTPYADRRVGGFSMGMRQRLGLANTLLGDPGVLVLDEPINGLDPEGIRWIRGFLQQLAAEGRTVLVSSHLLSEVQQSVDRVVIIAKGRLVHEGTLAELETDSLPRVVVDSPDRDALAAAIEAEGLAYTIGRQGLIVDAPDPARIGHLAFVAGVELHALSRQKSALEDSFLHLVGEAGDEARAADAPEAADAPEASGSADAEEAPDDAAAAHPSPPDEPDPSTGTEAR from the coding sequence ATGCCGACCGGTGTGCCGATCGAGATCGACGGGCTGTCCAAGCACTTCGGCGGGGTGACCGCCGTCGAGGACCTGAGCTTCACCGTGCAGCCCGGCCGGGTGACCGGCTTCCTCGGCCCGAACGGCGCCGGCAAGACCACGACGCTGCGCGTGCTGCTCGGCCTCGTGCGCCCGTCGCAGGGCACCGCCACGTTCGGGGGGAAGCGCTACCGCGAGCTGGAGCACCCGCTCGCGACCGTGGGCGCGGCGCTGGAGGCCGCGAGCTTCCACCCCGGCCGCACGGCGCGGCGCCACCTCGGCATCACGGCGGTCGCGGCCGGCATCCCGCGCACGCGCGTCGCGGAGGTGCTCGACCTGGTCGGCATGACGCCGTACGCCGACCGGCGCGTCGGCGGCTTCTCGATGGGCATGCGGCAGCGGCTCGGCCTGGCCAACACGCTGCTCGGCGACCCAGGGGTGCTCGTGCTCGACGAGCCGATCAACGGGCTCGACCCCGAGGGCATCCGCTGGATCCGCGGGTTCCTGCAGCAGCTCGCCGCCGAGGGCCGCACGGTGCTGGTCAGCTCGCACCTGCTGAGCGAGGTGCAGCAGAGCGTCGACCGCGTGGTGATCATCGCGAAGGGACGACTCGTGCACGAGGGCACGCTCGCCGAGCTCGAGACCGACTCGCTGCCGCGCGTCGTCGTCGACTCGCCCGACCGGGACGCGCTGGCCGCGGCGATCGAGGCGGAGGGGCTCGCCTACACGATCGGGCGCCAGGGCCTCATCGTCGACGCCCCCGACCCGGCGCGCATCGGCCACCTCGCGTTCGTCGCCGGCGTCGAGCTGCATGCACTGTCGCGGCAGAAGTCGGCGCTGGAGGACTCGTTCCTGCACCTCGTCGGCGAGGCGGGCGACGAGGCGCGGGCGGCGGATGCCCCGGAGGCGGCGGATGCCCCGGAGGCGAGCGGCTCCGCGGATGCCGAGGAAGCTCCGGACGACGCCGCGGCGGCGCATCCGTCACCGCCCGACGAGCCCGACCCGTCGACCGGGACGGAGGCCCGATGA
- a CDS encoding ABC transporter ATP-binding protein yields the protein MLTIENLTKTFTTASDRRDDRGRRIKANTVVAAIDDVSLTIEEGELFTLLGPSGCGKTTTLRSVAGLERPDAGEIRVGGRVLFAKGEGHAQEVPVNRRGLGMVFQSYAIWPHMSVFDNTAFPLKVGRRAARPSRAQIEERVMRVLALMELDHLAGRTATKLSGGQQQRLALARALVIEPKLLLLDEPLSNLDARLRENLRFELKRLQRELGITSVYVTHDQVEALALSSRIAVMSGGRVQQVGTPREIYTRPESKFVAEFIGNSNFLDGTVTTSTATGVTLDTPIGPLDVEAEARLDLGAEVLIGIRPESIHLHERGGAAGPNTAHGTVAARSYLGEAVDHIVDVAGRELRARVNPSISFAQGTPVTVQVPADAISIVPKEA from the coding sequence ATGCTCACCATCGAGAACCTGACCAAGACCTTCACCACGGCGAGCGATCGGCGTGACGACCGGGGGCGGAGGATCAAGGCGAACACCGTCGTCGCCGCGATCGACGACGTCTCGCTCACCATCGAGGAGGGCGAGCTGTTCACCCTGCTCGGCCCCTCGGGCTGCGGCAAGACCACGACGCTGCGCTCGGTCGCCGGGCTCGAACGGCCGGATGCCGGTGAGATCCGCGTCGGAGGCCGCGTGCTGTTCGCCAAGGGCGAGGGGCACGCGCAGGAGGTGCCCGTCAACCGGCGCGGCCTCGGCATGGTCTTCCAGTCGTACGCGATCTGGCCGCACATGTCGGTGTTCGACAACACGGCCTTCCCCCTCAAGGTCGGGCGACGCGCGGCGCGACCGTCCCGGGCGCAGATCGAGGAACGCGTCATGCGCGTGCTCGCGCTCATGGAGCTCGACCACCTCGCTGGCCGCACCGCCACGAAGCTGTCGGGCGGGCAGCAGCAGCGTCTCGCCCTCGCGCGGGCGCTCGTGATCGAGCCGAAGCTCCTCCTGCTGGACGAGCCGCTGTCGAACCTCGACGCCAGGCTGCGCGAGAACCTCCGCTTCGAGCTCAAGCGACTGCAGCGCGAGCTCGGCATCACGAGCGTCTACGTCACGCACGACCAGGTGGAGGCGCTCGCGCTGTCGTCGCGCATCGCCGTGATGTCGGGCGGCCGCGTGCAGCAGGTGGGGACGCCCCGGGAGATCTACACGCGGCCCGAGTCGAAGTTCGTCGCGGAGTTCATCGGCAACTCGAACTTCCTCGACGGCACGGTGACGACCTCGACGGCGACGGGCGTCACGCTCGACACCCCGATCGGCCCGCTCGACGTCGAGGCCGAGGCGCGACTCGACCTCGGCGCCGAGGTCCTCATCGGCATCCGGCCCGAATCCATCCACCTGCACGAGCGCGGCGGGGCGGCCGGGCCGAACACGGCCCACGGCACGGTGGCCGCACGCAGCTACCTCGGCGAGGCGGTCGACCACATCGTCGACGTGGCGGGGCGCGAGTTGCGGGCCCGGGTGAACCCGTCGATCTCGTTCGCCCAGGGCACTCCCGTGACGGTGCAGGTGCCGGCGGACGCGATCTCGATCGTCCCGAAGGAGGCGTGA
- a CDS encoding ABC transporter permease: MTQLGQRPQQPTAPPTATAGPSGGTPAVRERRILGGGNAVRNIVIFLALLVIGYLVLTPIAYLLGATFFGDGSFSLDSFARAYGTTGLDDMVLNSIVFTVASTALAMVLGTALAHVTVRTNVPFKSLIVASSLVPLIVPGLLYTISWVMLASPSIGLLNQPTQQLWGVPLIDIFSMGGMIWVEGTHSAPMVYLFMYVAFRAMDPSLEESALVSGASRTRMFFTVTLPLIRPALAGAALLVAVKILGSFEVPTLLGVPSGIFVFVSRIYYVMQDFPYDTAAAGALSVGLILFALLGTWLLAKFRGDSKEFATVTGKGFRPNVIDLGRFRPVVAAGVAVYLFATVALPLLILAFNSLLPFYRRFSLDALGDFTLDNYVDLLQNPIFLQSVGNSVLLAVGTATLVMVLVAIAAWVVLRSRVRGRSLVDHLTFLPMVVPGLVIGIAVSFVYLRNPLPFAVYGTLLILLIAYATNFMPYGMRYAVSSLEQVSVELEESAQVSGATWWQTARHVLIPLVFPGLMAGWIYLLIISVRELGSSILLYSPGNEVIAVLIFQLYEEGELVTISALGIVLVAVLTIIVGVVYRFGSRVGIRL; this comes from the coding sequence ATGACCCAGCTCGGTCAGCGTCCGCAACAGCCCACCGCTCCCCCGACCGCGACCGCGGGCCCGTCGGGCGGGACGCCCGCCGTGCGCGAGCGACGGATCCTCGGCGGCGGCAACGCCGTGCGGAACATCGTCATCTTCCTCGCGCTGCTCGTGATCGGGTACCTGGTGCTCACGCCCATCGCGTACCTGCTCGGCGCCACCTTCTTCGGGGACGGCTCGTTCTCGCTCGACTCGTTCGCGCGGGCGTACGGCACCACCGGCCTGGACGACATGGTGCTGAACTCGATCGTCTTCACCGTCGCCTCCACGGCGCTCGCCATGGTCCTCGGCACCGCGCTCGCGCACGTGACGGTCCGCACCAACGTGCCGTTCAAGTCGCTCATCGTCGCGTCGTCGCTGGTGCCCCTGATCGTCCCCGGCCTGCTCTACACGATCTCGTGGGTCATGCTCGCGAGCCCGTCGATCGGCCTGCTCAACCAGCCGACGCAGCAGCTGTGGGGCGTGCCGCTGATCGACATCTTCTCCATGGGCGGCATGATCTGGGTCGAGGGCACCCACAGCGCGCCGATGGTGTACCTCTTCATGTACGTGGCGTTCCGCGCGATGGATCCCTCGCTCGAGGAGTCCGCGCTCGTCAGCGGCGCCAGTCGCACGCGGATGTTCTTCACCGTGACGCTGCCGCTGATCCGGCCCGCCCTGGCGGGCGCGGCACTGCTGGTCGCGGTCAAGATCCTCGGGTCCTTCGAGGTGCCCACGCTGCTCGGCGTCCCCAGCGGCATCTTCGTCTTCGTCTCGCGCATCTACTACGTGATGCAGGACTTCCCGTACGACACCGCCGCCGCCGGCGCGCTCTCGGTGGGCCTGATCCTGTTCGCCCTGCTCGGCACCTGGCTGCTGGCGAAGTTCCGCGGCGACAGCAAGGAGTTCGCCACGGTCACCGGCAAGGGGTTCCGGCCCAACGTGATCGACCTCGGGCGGTTCCGGCCGGTCGTCGCCGCGGGCGTCGCCGTCTACCTGTTCGCGACCGTGGCGCTGCCGCTGCTCATCCTGGCGTTCAATTCGCTGCTGCCGTTCTACCGGCGGTTCAGCCTGGACGCGTTGGGCGACTTCACGCTCGACAACTACGTGGACCTCCTGCAGAACCCGATCTTCCTGCAGTCCGTGGGCAACTCGGTGCTCCTCGCGGTCGGCACCGCGACGCTGGTGATGGTGCTCGTGGCCATCGCCGCGTGGGTCGTGCTGCGCTCGCGGGTGCGCGGCCGCAGCCTCGTGGACCACCTGACCTTCCTGCCCATGGTGGTGCCGGGCCTCGTCATCGGCATCGCGGTGAGCTTCGTGTACCTGCGGAATCCGCTGCCGTTCGCGGTCTACGGCACGCTGTTGATCCTCCTGATCGCCTACGCCACGAACTTCATGCCCTACGGCATGCGCTACGCCGTCTCCTCGCTCGAGCAGGTGTCGGTCGAGCTGGAGGAGTCCGCCCAGGTGTCCGGAGCCACCTGGTGGCAGACCGCACGGCACGTGCTGATCCCGCTCGTCTTCCCCGGCCTGATGGCCGGCTGGATCTACCTGCTCATCATCTCGGTCCGGGAGCTCGGGTCCTCGATCCTGCTCTACAGCCCGGGCAACGAGGTGATCGCGGTGCTCATCTTCCAGCTCTACGAAGAGGGCGAGCTCGTGACCATCTCCGCCCTCGGCATCGTGCTCGTCGCGGTGCTCACCATCATCGTCGGCGTCGTCTACCGCTTCGGCAGTCGCGTCGGCATCCGACTCTGA
- a CDS encoding methionine/alanine import family NSS transporter small subunit, translated as MSGVAIAFLVIALLVVWGGLTASIVYLRHRPEAHAYPPGGEDDHREDEAPIEHDT; from the coding sequence ATGAGCGGCGTGGCCATCGCGTTCCTGGTGATCGCGCTCCTGGTCGTCTGGGGCGGGCTCACGGCGAGCATCGTGTACCTCCGGCACCGACCGGAGGCGCACGCGTACCCGCCCGGCGGCGAGGACGACCACCGCGAGGACGAGGCGCCGATCGAGCACGACACCTGA